The Gemmatimonadaceae bacterium genome contains a region encoding:
- the treS gene encoding maltose alpha-D-glucosyltransferase has protein sequence MSDPLWYKDAIVYQTHVKSFRDANADGYGDFRGLTDRLDYIQQLGATCVWLLPFYPSPLRDDGYDISSYEAINSTYGTVEDFQAFLDAAHERDLKVITELVINHTSDQHPWFQRARRAAKDSRERNWYVWSDDPNKYAGTRIIFTDTETSNWTWDPVAQQFFWHRFFSHQPDLNFDNPEVVEAVKNVMRFWLRLGVDGLRLDAIPYLIERDGTNCENLPETHAVLRDLRATLDAEYENRIFLAEANQWPTDVRQYFGKSDECHMAFHFPVMPRMYMALRKEDRTPIVDIMRQTPPIPEDCQWAIFLRNHDELTLEMVTDDERDYMYKEYARESRMRINVGIRRRLAPLMDNGRRQIEIMNALLMSMPGTPIIYYGDEIGMGDNVYLGDRNGVRTPMQWSTDRNAGFSDADNAALYSPVIVDPPYGYQGINVTAQERTSTSLLRWMRRLIAVRREFKAFGRGTWEPLHPDNRRVLVFLRRYKDELILCVNNLSRFAQYVELDLREFLGMVPLELYSKNTFPPIGELPYLLTMGPHNFLWFRLMPAEQAKQYQQGVRA, from the coding sequence ATGTCCGATCCCCTCTGGTACAAAGACGCAATCGTCTATCAAACCCACGTGAAGTCGTTCCGCGACGCGAACGCGGATGGCTACGGGGACTTTCGTGGATTGACCGATCGCCTGGACTACATCCAGCAGCTCGGCGCGACGTGCGTCTGGCTTCTGCCCTTTTATCCGTCACCGCTGCGCGATGATGGGTATGACATCTCGTCGTACGAGGCGATCAACTCGACGTACGGCACCGTCGAAGACTTCCAGGCATTCCTCGACGCCGCGCACGAACGCGATCTGAAAGTCATCACGGAGCTCGTCATCAATCACACGTCGGACCAACATCCATGGTTCCAGCGCGCGCGCCGCGCGGCGAAGGATTCGCGCGAGCGCAACTGGTACGTGTGGAGCGACGATCCGAACAAGTACGCCGGTACGCGCATCATCTTCACCGATACGGAGACGTCCAACTGGACGTGGGATCCCGTCGCGCAGCAGTTCTTCTGGCACCGCTTTTTCAGCCACCAGCCCGATTTGAACTTTGATAATCCAGAGGTGGTCGAGGCGGTGAAGAACGTGATGCGCTTCTGGCTCAGGCTGGGCGTCGACGGACTGCGGCTGGACGCGATACCGTATCTCATCGAGCGCGACGGCACCAATTGCGAGAATTTACCAGAGACTCATGCGGTACTGAGGGATCTGCGTGCTACGCTCGACGCCGAGTACGAGAATCGGATCTTTCTCGCCGAGGCAAATCAGTGGCCGACGGACGTTAGGCAGTACTTCGGGAAATCCGACGAATGCCACATGGCATTTCATTTCCCGGTGATGCCGCGCATGTACATGGCGCTGCGCAAAGAGGACCGCACGCCGATCGTCGACATCATGCGGCAGACGCCGCCGATCCCCGAGGACTGCCAGTGGGCGATCTTCCTGCGGAACCACGACGAGCTCACGCTCGAGATGGTGACCGACGACGAGCGCGACTACATGTACAAGGAGTACGCGCGTGAGTCGCGAATGCGGATCAACGTCGGCATTCGCCGGCGTCTCGCGCCGCTGATGGACAACGGTCGCCGGCAGATCGAGATCATGAACGCGTTGCTGATGTCGATGCCGGGGACGCCGATCATCTATTACGGCGACGAGATCGGGATGGGCGACAACGTCTACCTCGGCGATCGGAATGGTGTGCGCACGCCGATGCAGTGGTCGACGGATCGCAACGCGGGCTTCTCCGACGCGGACAACGCCGCGCTCTACAGTCCGGTGATCGTCGATCCGCCGTACGGCTATCAAGGGATCAACGTCACCGCGCAGGAGCGCACGTCGACGTCGTTGCTGCGGTGGATGCGGCGGCTGATCGCCGTGCGTCGCGAGTTCAAGGCGTTCGGTCGCGGGACGTGGGAGCCACTACATCCAGACAATCGGCGCGTGCTCGTGTTTTTGCGACGCTACAAGGATGAATTGATTCTCTGCGTCAATAATCTCTCACGTTTCGCGCAATACGTGGAGCTGGACCTGCGGGAGTTTCTGGGAATGGTACCGCTCGAGTTGTACAGCAAGAACACTTTTCCGCCGATTGGCGAGCTGCCGTATCTCTTGACGATGGGTCCGCACAATTTTCTCTGGTTCAGGCTGATGCCGGCGGAGCAAGCGAAGCAGTACCAGCAAGGGGTCAGGGCCTAG
- a CDS encoding sigma-70 family RNA polymerase sigma factor, producing the protein MTDIDRLFHTYHQPLVRYLVRRLGDRDWAEEIAQETFVRALRQETIVSERAWLFAVATNLVRDEARKDARRRRHLELLREQARAEEAVEPEPTSLERAQEAAAARRALECLTERDREALLMREEGLDYNEIAAALELSVGSVGTTLARARRRLVEAHEAMQRDKLGTRGTHAAS; encoded by the coding sequence TTGACCGACATCGACCGTCTCTTCCACACCTATCACCAGCCGCTGGTTCGGTATCTCGTTAGGCGACTCGGTGATCGCGACTGGGCGGAGGAAATCGCCCAGGAGACGTTCGTGCGCGCCCTGCGGCAGGAGACGATCGTGAGCGAACGCGCGTGGCTCTTCGCGGTGGCGACGAATCTCGTGCGGGACGAAGCACGCAAGGACGCGCGGCGACGGCGGCACCTGGAGCTCCTCCGCGAACAGGCACGCGCAGAGGAAGCGGTCGAGCCCGAGCCGACGTCGCTCGAGCGGGCGCAAGAGGCAGCGGCGGCCCGGCGTGCTCTGGAGTGCTTGACCGAAAGGGATCGGGAGGCGCTCCTGATGCGAGAAGAAGGATTGGACTATAACGAGATTGCCGCGGCACTGGAGCTCTCGGTCGGATCGGTAGGCACAACGCTCGCCAGAGCGCGACGTCGACTGGTCGAAGCGCACGAAGCGATGCAACGCGACAAGCTCGGTACACGAGGTACGCATGCAGCATCTTGA
- a CDS encoding alpha-1,4-glucan--maltose-1-phosphate maltosyltransferase, translated as MIECVTPGLDGGLYAVKRVVGDRVWIGADIFKEGQDLLAARAIYKGPGDPGWCSSPLTFDFDNDRWFGSFVVDRLGMWRFSVEAWTDAFGTWRSELRKKVDAEQDVHVELLEGALLVRAAARRAKSPPIRASLLQTARMFEDRRDTSAEARIQRAFDEDLLTQMNELFPPRDLTCYSRELSVYVDRPRARFAAWYELFPRSQAADGSHGTFDDAAKRLPRLAELGYDVVYLAPIHPIGRTFRKGKNNSLTPEPDDVGSPWAIGNENGGHTAIEPALGTVEDFERFVRTATAHGLDVALDYALQCSPDHPWVKEHPDWFHIRPDGTIQYAENPPKKYQDIYPLNFWCEDRQNLWNACRDIFLYWIARGVKTFRVDNPHTKPLPFWEWVIAEVQRDHPDTIFFAEAFTRPKKMKSLGKLGFTMSYTYFTWKNTDWELRDYFEELTNTPMVEYFRGNLFVNTPDILNEYLVHGGPAAFRIRLLLASTLLPLYGIYSGYELFENVPVRPGSEEYLDSEKYQIKPRDWEAPGNLNPMIQLLNRVRRENRALQRQDNLTFHTSENPRVLFYRKAATVRPREWTGGRASYYTVPQTMIDDVDDGERDLLVAVTLDPRTAHDTMVHVPLAELGLPDDATYMVQDLLTGVRYTWRGARNYVRLDPMTGQVGHVFRVEGLGA; from the coding sequence GTGATCGAATGCGTTACGCCGGGGCTGGACGGGGGACTGTACGCCGTGAAGCGCGTCGTCGGCGACAGGGTCTGGATCGGCGCCGACATCTTCAAGGAAGGACAGGATCTGCTCGCCGCGCGCGCGATCTACAAAGGGCCGGGCGATCCAGGTTGGTGTTCGTCACCGCTGACCTTCGATTTCGATAACGATCGGTGGTTCGGCTCCTTTGTCGTCGACCGTCTCGGCATGTGGCGGTTCAGCGTCGAGGCGTGGACGGACGCGTTCGGCACGTGGCGCTCCGAGCTTCGGAAGAAGGTCGACGCCGAGCAGGACGTGCACGTCGAGCTGCTCGAGGGGGCGCTGCTCGTGCGCGCGGCGGCGCGGCGGGCCAAGTCGCCACCGATCCGCGCGTCGCTGCTCCAGACGGCGCGCATGTTCGAGGATCGGCGCGACACGTCCGCGGAGGCGCGGATCCAGCGCGCCTTCGATGAGGATTTGCTCACACAGATGAACGAGCTCTTCCCGCCGCGAGATCTCACCTGTTACTCACGTGAGCTCTCGGTCTATGTAGATCGGCCCCGCGCGCGCTTCGCCGCCTGGTACGAGCTCTTTCCGCGTTCGCAGGCGGCCGACGGTAGTCACGGGACCTTCGACGACGCCGCGAAGCGGCTGCCGCGCCTCGCGGAGCTCGGTTACGACGTCGTATATCTGGCGCCGATTCACCCGATCGGTCGCACGTTTCGAAAAGGGAAGAACAACAGCTTGACGCCCGAGCCCGACGACGTCGGCAGTCCGTGGGCGATCGGCAACGAGAATGGCGGCCACACGGCAATCGAGCCCGCGCTCGGTACCGTCGAGGACTTCGAGCGATTTGTCCGCACCGCGACCGCACACGGACTCGACGTTGCGCTCGACTACGCGCTCCAGTGCTCTCCGGATCACCCGTGGGTGAAAGAGCATCCCGACTGGTTCCACATCAGACCCGATGGGACGATCCAGTACGCCGAGAATCCGCCGAAGAAGTATCAGGACATCTACCCGCTCAATTTCTGGTGCGAGGACAGGCAGAATCTCTGGAACGCCTGCCGGGATATTTTCTTGTACTGGATCGCGCGCGGGGTAAAGACGTTTCGAGTCGACAATCCGCACACGAAGCCGCTGCCGTTTTGGGAGTGGGTCATCGCCGAAGTGCAGCGCGACCACCCCGACACGATCTTCTTCGCCGAGGCGTTCACGCGTCCGAAGAAGATGAAGAGTCTCGGCAAGCTCGGCTTCACGATGTCGTACACGTACTTCACGTGGAAGAACACCGACTGGGAGCTGCGCGACTACTTCGAGGAGCTCACGAACACACCGATGGTCGAGTACTTCCGCGGCAACCTGTTCGTGAACACACCCGACATCCTCAACGAGTATCTCGTGCACGGCGGGCCGGCGGCGTTTCGCATACGCTTATTGCTCGCGTCAACGCTCCTGCCGCTCTATGGCATCTATAGCGGATACGAGCTCTTCGAGAATGTGCCGGTGCGCCCGGGCAGTGAGGAGTATCTGGATTCGGAGAAGTATCAGATCAAGCCGCGCGATTGGGAGGCGCCGGGCAACCTCAACCCGATGATCCAGCTCCTGAATCGGGTGCGGCGCGAGAATCGCGCATTGCAGCGCCAAGACAATCTCACGTTTCACACGAGCGAGAATCCGCGAGTGCTCTTTTACCGAAAGGCAGCGACCGTGCGCCCACGAGAATGGACGGGAGGACGAGCGTCGTACTACACGGTACCACAGACGATGATCGACGACGTGGACGACGGCGAGCGCGATCTGCTCGTCGCGGTGACGCTCGATCCGCGCACGGCGCACGATACGATGGTGCACGTCCCGCTGGCCGAGCTGGGACTGCCCGACGACGCGACTTACATGGTTCAGGATTTACTAACGGGCGTGCGCTACACGTGGCGCGGGGCGCGCAACTACGTGCGGCTGGATCCGATGACGGGGCAGGTTGGGCATGTCTTCAGGGTCGAGGGTCTAGGGGCATAG
- a CDS encoding zf-HC2 domain-containing protein gives MQHLEEGTIHAWLDGALDAEESARVEQHVTECAMCANAVAEARGLVAGASRILAALDDVPSGVIPGGGGGTFGSGSAATRRPRSLWTVTHMTPARAAAAAIVIMAAGTALVMHNKPGSPPVAGIYPIKAGQPARNQPVPATPTPAVVPTVADSIGFARPEPSERQRAKVLVLPAPAPAPAPLPSPGRKAAGEEMQSAAVSRVSSSMDSVAVAPAAPARDLVRTDSARRLAAQANASVTATAAPAVAGGELKRAGAPVTARMAVRLLAPQPQYAGCYSVAARGDSLAPLPKLLSLDTLRFDQVMAERRPSVAGSQPPATTFAVSSVADHAARRIDSASWQPVPGGVRISFGRTPVELKVAADSMLSAGGVAGRGVGMTLQRVDCPWNR, from the coding sequence ATGCAGCATCTTGAGGAAGGAACCATTCACGCCTGGCTCGACGGTGCGCTCGACGCGGAGGAATCGGCTCGCGTCGAGCAGCACGTGACGGAGTGCGCGATGTGCGCGAACGCCGTCGCCGAAGCGCGCGGTCTCGTCGCGGGCGCGTCGCGAATTCTCGCGGCTCTCGACGACGTGCCGTCGGGCGTAATACCTGGTGGTGGGGGCGGCACGTTCGGAAGTGGCTCGGCCGCGACGCGGCGTCCGCGCTCGTTATGGACGGTGACGCACATGACGCCTGCGCGCGCCGCGGCGGCGGCAATCGTCATCATGGCAGCCGGCACCGCGCTCGTTATGCATAACAAGCCGGGGTCGCCGCCTGTCGCGGGCATTTACCCGATCAAAGCCGGGCAACCGGCGCGCAATCAGCCGGTGCCGGCGACGCCAACTCCCGCGGTGGTGCCTACAGTCGCGGACTCGATTGGCTTCGCCCGCCCAGAGCCAAGCGAACGGCAGAGGGCGAAGGTTCTCGTGCTTCCGGCGCCGGCTCCCGCTCCTGCGCCATTGCCGTCGCCAGGAAGGAAGGCGGCGGGCGAGGAGATGCAGAGTGCGGCTGTGAGCCGGGTATCGTCGAGCATGGATTCCGTTGCGGTGGCGCCGGCCGCCCCGGCGCGCGATCTGGTCCGAACTGATTCGGCTCGGCGACTCGCGGCGCAGGCTAACGCGTCGGTCACCGCCACTGCTGCGCCGGCAGTCGCCGGGGGCGAGCTGAAGCGCGCCGGAGCGCCGGTGACGGCGCGCATGGCGGTAAGGCTGCTCGCACCACAGCCACAGTACGCAGGCTGTTACTCCGTCGCCGCGCGAGGGGATTCGCTCGCGCCGCTCCCGAAGCTGTTGTCGCTCGACACGTTGCGCTTCGATCAGGTGATGGCCGAACGCCGGCCGTCGGTCGCTGGCAGCCAGCCTCCGGCGACGACGTTCGCCGTCAGCTCAGTCGCCGACCACGCTGCGCGGCGGATCGACAGCGCGTCCTGGCAGCCAGTCCCAGGCGGCGTTCGCATCTCGTTCGGCCGCACGCCAGTGGAGCTCAAGGTCGCCGCGGACTCGATGTTGTCCGCTGGCGGCGTCGCCGGGCGAGGCGTGGGGATGACGCTCCAGCGAGTGGATTGTCCGTGGAACCGGTAG
- a CDS encoding VIT domain-containing protein codes for MRTFVVIALAAVPLTASAQGWVVPRPCFMPIDRVQPALPIQACDAQVVRVRSDVRAELVGNGASRVVRYEVEERFVNNGARVGEADYMFPLPKGAAFQDLKLSINGELVSGETMNAADARRIYEDIVRRQRDPALVEWMGYGLLRARIFPINPGEEKRVVVRFQMVAEREGDALRVDYFRGAKNQPAPTREWTPADRGNTTFTFIYPRTPDLGTAYSPTHAVDVADNDTERRVDVRGDASELTLLIPVRAHNEAAISVLANAPGGEDGFALISLAPPNTMARGDVTPRDVTLVLDVSGSMSGVKMQQARAAGRQLLGTLRAEDRFRLIDFSSDVHTFRDEFVGATPENLRAAEQYLNALEAQGSTNISGALREALGANRGPEASERMPVVLFITDGEPTVGERDPAHIADAASHDRGAARVFTFGVGADVNVTLLEQLALQGQGTAQFVRPDESVERAVSLVASRITDPVLTDVRVHTDGDVRLSKILPEQPVDLFAGQDLVLLARYAGHGSARVIFEGKHRGQTVRWTSTVDFPDRERDNPFVARLWATQRIGWLAAEKRKNGASSEIDDEIRGLGERFGIPTEFTSYLVTEPNMVANGGGLQRRGLPVGMSPAAAPMRDQAFEQAKAASAQRAATSLAYFDSTRTVAGGALARATKRAGSHTFILKDGTWTDLRPAPTGASAKTVRIKAFSKAYFDLIDAVPELRAIFAVGDRVTAQGRAVTVIVSESGSEQLSATDVGAFVKGW; via the coding sequence ATGCGGACATTCGTTGTCATTGCGCTGGCGGCGGTACCGTTGACGGCATCGGCGCAAGGATGGGTGGTACCTCGCCCGTGCTTCATGCCGATCGATCGGGTGCAGCCGGCGTTGCCGATACAGGCGTGCGATGCGCAAGTCGTGAGGGTGCGCAGCGACGTGCGAGCGGAGCTCGTTGGCAACGGCGCGTCGCGCGTCGTCCGCTACGAGGTTGAAGAGCGTTTCGTAAACAATGGCGCGCGCGTCGGCGAGGCGGACTATATGTTCCCGCTGCCCAAAGGCGCCGCGTTCCAGGACCTCAAGCTCTCCATCAATGGAGAGCTCGTGAGCGGTGAGACGATGAACGCCGCCGACGCGCGGCGCATTTACGAGGACATCGTGAGGCGCCAGCGCGACCCGGCGCTCGTCGAGTGGATGGGTTACGGGCTGCTGCGAGCGCGCATCTTTCCGATCAACCCCGGCGAGGAAAAGCGCGTCGTCGTGCGCTTCCAGATGGTGGCCGAGCGGGAGGGGGACGCACTGCGCGTCGATTACTTCCGCGGTGCAAAGAACCAGCCGGCACCGACGCGGGAATGGACTCCTGCCGATCGCGGTAACACGACATTCACTTTCATATATCCGCGCACGCCCGATCTGGGAACCGCGTACTCGCCGACGCACGCGGTGGACGTGGCGGACAACGACACGGAGCGGCGCGTCGACGTCCGCGGGGACGCGAGTGAGCTCACGCTGCTGATTCCGGTGCGGGCGCACAACGAGGCTGCGATCAGTGTGCTCGCGAATGCGCCCGGCGGTGAGGACGGCTTTGCGCTCATCTCGTTGGCGCCGCCCAATACGATGGCGCGCGGCGACGTCACGCCACGCGACGTCACCCTCGTGCTCGACGTCTCGGGCTCGATGAGCGGCGTCAAGATGCAGCAGGCGCGCGCTGCCGGGCGGCAGCTGCTCGGTACGCTCCGCGCCGAGGATCGTTTCCGGCTCATCGACTTTTCGTCGGACGTGCACACCTTCCGCGACGAGTTCGTAGGCGCGACGCCGGAGAATCTGCGCGCGGCCGAGCAATATCTGAACGCTCTGGAGGCGCAGGGGTCGACGAACATCTCGGGCGCGCTGCGTGAAGCGTTAGGCGCGAATCGCGGACCCGAAGCAAGCGAGCGCATGCCGGTGGTGTTGTTCATCACCGACGGCGAGCCGACGGTTGGAGAGCGCGATCCCGCGCACATTGCCGACGCGGCCAGTCATGATCGCGGTGCGGCGCGGGTATTCACGTTCGGAGTCGGCGCTGACGTCAACGTCACGCTACTCGAGCAGCTCGCGCTTCAGGGACAGGGTACGGCGCAGTTCGTTCGTCCGGATGAATCGGTCGAGCGCGCGGTGAGCCTCGTCGCCAGTCGCATCACCGATCCCGTGCTCACGGATGTTCGCGTGCACACCGATGGCGACGTCAGGCTCTCGAAGATCCTGCCGGAGCAGCCGGTGGACCTGTTCGCCGGCCAGGACCTCGTGCTGCTCGCTCGTTATGCAGGGCACGGCAGCGCGCGCGTCATCTTCGAGGGGAAACATCGCGGCCAGACCGTGCGTTGGACGTCGACGGTGGACTTCCCGGACCGCGAACGCGACAATCCATTCGTCGCGCGACTCTGGGCGACGCAGCGCATCGGCTGGCTCGCGGCCGAGAAGCGCAAGAATGGCGCGTCGAGCGAGATCGACGACGAGATTCGGGGATTGGGTGAGCGTTTTGGAATCCCGACGGAGTTCACGTCGTATCTCGTGACGGAGCCGAACATGGTCGCGAACGGAGGTGGGCTGCAGCGACGCGGTTTACCGGTGGGAATGTCGCCGGCAGCGGCTCCGATGCGCGATCAGGCGTTCGAGCAGGCGAAGGCGGCGTCGGCACAACGCGCGGCGACGTCCCTGGCATACTTCGATTCGACCAGGACTGTCGCGGGCGGAGCGCTTGCCAGAGCCACGAAGCGCGCGGGCTCGCACACGTTCATACTGAAGGATGGCACGTGGACGGATCTTCGCCCCGCTCCGACTGGCGCGTCGGCGAAGACGGTTCGGATCAAAGCGTTCTCAAAGGCGTACTTTGATCTGATCGACGCCGTACCCGAGCTGCGCGCGATCTTCGCGGTCGGCGACCGGGTGACGGCGCAGGGACGGGCGGTGACGGTGATCGTCAGTGAGAGTGGGTCAGAACAGTTGAGCGCAACGGATGTAGGTGCGTTCGTGAAGGGTTGGTAA
- a CDS encoding VTT domain-containing protein, whose amino-acid sequence MRILEKAVATSAEHEALAVPPTIGAGVGGSYDKRRTRRSALLRIAALAAVIVVLTIVAFKLGWFDLQHATAMIESLQSGHNLASVAVLFFLLCSVTTAAGFPALPFTVAAGAIFGHLLGSALSWAAALVGTMFGYAIARFVGRETARRWLAKRAVGAALTQSTSFMTLLRLRLVPVIPLSVVNFAAGLARTRFGVYVAATAIGILPTTVVFAYFADSLVRGLQGAKTHAYWDVGIASGVLMLMSLLPLALKKMK is encoded by the coding sequence ATGCGTATCCTGGAGAAGGCAGTGGCGACGAGCGCGGAGCACGAAGCATTGGCGGTTCCACCCACAATCGGTGCAGGCGTCGGCGGCTCGTACGACAAACGGCGCACGCGACGTAGCGCCTTGCTTCGTATCGCTGCGCTCGCGGCCGTCATCGTCGTGCTCACCATAGTCGCGTTCAAGCTGGGATGGTTCGACTTGCAGCACGCGACGGCGATGATCGAGAGTCTCCAGAGTGGACACAATCTCGCGTCGGTCGCGGTGCTCTTCTTTCTGCTCTGCTCGGTGACGACGGCAGCGGGCTTTCCCGCGCTTCCATTCACGGTCGCCGCCGGCGCGATCTTCGGCCACCTCCTCGGCAGCGCACTGAGCTGGGCCGCGGCACTCGTGGGGACGATGTTCGGTTACGCGATCGCGCGCTTCGTTGGCCGCGAGACTGCGCGGCGCTGGCTGGCGAAGCGGGCGGTCGGTGCCGCGCTCACGCAGTCGACGAGCTTCATGACGCTGCTGCGCTTGAGGCTCGTCCCGGTGATTCCGCTCAGCGTCGTCAACTTTGCGGCAGGCCTGGCGCGGACGCGATTCGGGGTCTACGTCGCGGCAACGGCGATTGGAATCCTCCCGACGACGGTGGTGTTCGCGTACTTCGCGGACAGCCTGGTGCGGGGGCTCCAGGGGGCGAAGACGCACGCGTACTGGGACGTCGGGATCGCGAGCGGGGTGCTCATGTTGATGTCGTTACTGCCTTTGGCGCTGAAGAAAATGAAGTGA